The Iamia sp. SCSIO 61187 genomic sequence GCGTCGCTCGCCCGCCGCGTCATGGGCCCCTTGGCCGACAGGTCCGCCCACGACGGCGGCGACGGCCCGCCGACGGGGACCCGCCCCAGCGACGGCTTGAAGCCGGTCAGCCCGCAGATGGCGGCGGGGATGCGGATCGAGCCCCCACCGTCGCTGCCGGTGGCGAGGGGGACCATGCCCGAGGCGACCGCCGCCGCGCTCCCGCCGGACGACCCTCCCGCCGACCGACCGCGGTGCCAGGGGTTCACCGTCGGCGGGCCGAGGCCGTTGGTCGTGTCGCCCTTGCAGCCCATCTCGGGGGTGTTGGTCTTGCCCACGATCACGCACCCCGCGGCGCGGAGGCGGGCCACGAAGATCGAGTCACCCATGGCGGGGGCGTCGTCACGGCTGAGGACCGAGCCGTGGGTCGTCACGAAGCCGAGGGCGTCCTCGAGGTCCTTCACCCCGATGGGGATCCCGGCGAGGGGCCCGACGTCTTCGCCGTCGGCGATCCGGGAGTCGATGAGCTCGGCGTCGGCGAGGGCCGGGTCGGGGTCGACGGACCGGAAGGCGTGGATCGCCCCGTCGAGGGCGGCGATGCGGTCGAGGGCTGCGCCGGTGAGCTCGCGGGCGCTGACCTCGCGGGCCCGGACCCGGGCGGCCAGCTCCTCGACGGTGTGCTCGCGGAAGTCCATGGGGTCGACCCTACGACCGCCGTCGGGTCCTGTTCAGGCGAGCCCGCCGCGCACGGTGACGCCGCGACTGCGTCGACACCGTGGCCGAGATGGTCGCACCGTGATGGTCCCGGCCAGGGCGCCGCCGCCGACGACCACCGTGACCTGCGCCGATGCGTCGGACGGCGATTCGCTGGCGATTCGACGTCCGACGGGTCGACGCCGATGGGCCGCTGCTCAGTAGCCCCGGGCGACGTCGACGGGGCCGAGCAGCTCCTCCCCCGCGATCCACCGGGCCACGTTGGCGCGCACCCGGGCCGACAGCAGCGGGACCGCCATCTCCGGCGTGTTCCCCACGTGGGGCGTGATGGTGCACCGGGGCTCGGCCCACAGCGGGTGGCCGTCGGGGAGGGGCTCGGGGTCGGTGACGTCGAGCCCGGCGCTGCCCAGGGTCCCGGCGGCGAGCGCGGCCACCAGGTCGTCGGTGACGACGTGGCCGCCGCGGGCGACGTTCACCAGGCAGGCGTGGTCGGGCAGGCGGGCGAGGGCGGCGGCGTCGATGATCCGGCGCGTCTCGGACGTGAGGGCCAGGGCCAGCACCACGCCGTCGGCGCCGTCGAGGGCGGCGGCGAGGGCGTCGGGGCCCACGGTGCGGTGGGCGCCGGGGAGCGGCTCGGGGTCGCGGCGCACGACCGTCGCCTCGACCTCGAACGGGCCGAGGAGGCGCAGCAGCTCCCGGGTGATGCCACCCCCGCCGAGGATCGTCACCCGGGCACCGACGAGGTTGCGGCCCGCCGGCCTCGTCCAGGTCGCCGCCTGGGCGTAGGCCCCCACGTGGCGGAGTCCGCCGAGCAGCAGGGCGAGGGCCATCTCGGCCACGGGCGTGGCGTAGACCCCCTTGCCGCACGTCCAGACCCGGTCGTCGTCGAGGACGTCCAGGTAGGTCTCGATCCCGGCGAAGGGCAGCTGGACCCACCGCAGGTGGGGCTGGTCGGCGAGCAGGCGGCCCAGCGCCTCGGGGTGGCGGGGCGAGGCCCACACCACGGCGTCGGCCTCGTCGGGGTCGACGAGGCGGCCGCCGCCGGACTCGACCGCCTCGGCCAGCCAGCCCGGCGCCCCGGAGGGTCCGAGGTGGATGGCGGCCCGATCCGGCGCCGTCACCGGCTCAGTAGGGGCCGTCGCAGCAGGAGTCGCGCTGGAAGCAGACCGTGCAGCGGTAGTGGGCGTGCTCGGGCGCCATGGGCCCGCCGCAGTGGCCGCACTGCGTCGACAGGTCGCACGTGGCCGGGGCCGGAGGGGCCGAGGGGGCGGTGCTGCTCGCGGAGGACGACATCCGTCCCACGCTACGGGCCGGGCCTACGCCCGACGGGGACTTGACCCGTTGGTCAGTCGCGCCGATCCGGCCGTAGCCTCGACCTCGATGTCGATCCGCCCCCCCGAGCCCGCCGACCCCCACGGCGGCTTCGGGGACATGGAGGAGGTCGAGGACGTCCTCCTCGAGGGCGACCGGGCCTTCGCCCCGGGCACGGCGCGGTCGGCGTGGTCGCACGCCCCCTTCCGGACGATCTACCTGGGCGCCTTCGCCTCCAACATCGGCACCTGGATGCAGAACGTGGTCCTGGGCGCCCTGGCCTACGACCTCACCGGGTCCGGCGTGTTCGTCGGCATCGTCACCGCCGCCCAGCTGGGCCCGCTGCTGCTGCTGTCGCTGGTCGGCGGGGCCCTGGCCGACGCCGTCGACCGCAAGCGGCTCCTGGTGACGCTGTCCGTCACCCAGGGGCTCCTCTCCCTGGCGCTGGCCGCCGTCGCCCTCGACGTCTCCCCCAACCGGGTCCTGCTCGTCGCCGTGGTGCTGGCCATCGGCTGCGCCAACGCGCTCTACGCCCCCACCTTCAGCGCCGTCATCCCGATCCTCGTCCCCCGCCGCGACCTGGCCGGGGCCATCTCGCTCAACTCGGTCCAGATGAACGCGTCCCGCGTCGTCGGTCCCGCCATCGGCAGCCTCATCTTCGCCAACGCCGGCGCCTCGTTCGTGTTCCTGCTCAACGGGATCAGCTACGCCGCGGTGATCGTGGCCCTGACGCGGGTCCCGCTCCCGGAGCCCCCGTCGACCGGGACCCAGGGCCTGCACCGGCTGCTCGAGGGCATCCGTTACGCCCGGGCCCACCGCGAGGTCGGCCAGGTGATCCTGGTGATCTTCATCTTCTCGCTGCTGGCCCTGCCGTTCATCACCCAGATGCCGACCCTCGCCGACGAGAACCTGGGCCTGGCGGCCAAGTCCGAGGCCTACGGGCTGCTCTACGCCGCCTTCGGCCTCGGCGCGGTGAGCGGCGCCCTGTCGGTCGGGACCCTCTTCGCCGGGCGCGACAAGGCCCGCCTCACCCGCATCGGGCTGGTCGTCTTCGCCGTGCTGCTCGCCGGGTTCTCACTGCTGCGGGCCGCGCCGCCCGCCTACCCGGTCATCTTCGCCGTGGGCGCCGCCTACTTCACCGTCATCACGTCGCTGTCGACGGTGCTCCAGGAGCACCTCGACGACGGGGTGCGGGGCAAGGTCATGGCCCTGTGGATCATGGGCTTCGGCGGCACCGTGCCCTTCGGCGGCCTGGCCGGCGGGTGGATCGCCGAGCGCACGTCGATCACCACCATGGTGCTCGTCGGCGCCGCCGTCGCCGCCACCCTGGCCGCGGTGTTCGACCTCCGCCGCTCGCCGGCGGACGTGGCGGCCACGGCCGAGGCCGCCTGACGCGCCTCAGGCCTCGGCGGCGAGGAGGGACTCGGCCACCGCCTCCAGGCCGGCGACCCGGCTCCCCTTGATCAGCACGGCATCTCCGGCGGCCAGCCCCCGGAGGCACCCCACCGCGTCGGCCGGGTCGTCGACCGCGGTCGCCGCCCCGTAGGCGGGCGCGGCCACGCTCACCACCTCGATGCCCCGGTCGGCGGCGGCGGCGGCGACGCCCCGGTGGAGCTCGTCGGCGTCGGGCCCCAGCTCGGCCATCAGCCCCAGCACCGCCACCTTGCGCCCGGTGACCGGCAGGGCGGCCAGGGCGTCGAGGGCGGCCCGGGTCGAGGTCGGGTTGGCGTTGTAGGCGTCGTTCACCACGACCAGGCCCGACGGCGCCCGATCGACCTGCATGCGCATCCCGGAGATGGCGGCGGCCCCGAGGGCCTCGACCACGTCGTCGAGGTCGACGCCGAGGGCCAGGGCGCAGGCTGCGGCGGCGACGGCGTTGGCCGCCTGGTGGGCGCCGTGGACCCGGAGCCGGACGGGGATCACGCCCCACGGCGAGCGCAGCACCAGCCGGGGACGGAGCAGGTCGTCGAGCTCCACGTCGGTGGCGACCACGTCGGCCGTCGACCCCTTCCCCACCCCGTAGGTCAGGACCGACGCCGAGGTCCGCCCGGCCATCGCCGCGACGCGAGGGTCGTCGGCGTTCAAGACGGCGACGCCGTCGGACGGCAGGGCCTCGACCAGCTCGCCCTTGGCCCGGGCCACCTCGTCGATCGACCCGAACATCTCGAGGTGGGCGTCGGCGACGGCGGTGACGATCGCCGCTGTCGGGCGGGCGATCGTGCACAGCAGAGCGATGTGGCCCGGGCCCCGGGCGCCCATCTCGATGACGGCGGCACCGGTGTCGGCCGGCGCGGCCACGAGCGTCAGGGGCACGCCGATCTCGTTGTTGAACGAGCGGGCGCTGGCCGCCGTCGTCCACCGGGCGGCCAGCAGGCTGGCGAGCATGTCCTTGGTCGAGGTCTTGCCGACCGACCCGGTGATGCCCACGACCCGATCGGGCAGGCGGCTGCGGGCCAGGCGGCCGATGGCGAGGAGGGCAGCGGCGGTGTCGGGCACCAGCAGGACGGGGACGCCCACATCGCCCACCGGTCGGGAGGCGACCACCGCCACCGCTCCCGCGGCGACCGCCCCGGCGACGAAGTCGTGCCCGTCGCGCTCGGCGACCAGGGCGACGAAGCCGGCGCCGGGCGGAAGGGCCCGGGAGTCGATGCCGAGACCGTCCACCACGGTCGCGGCGTCGCCCGCCACGGAGCCGCCGGTGGCGGTGGCCAGGTCGGTGAGGGTGAGCCGCACGGGCGGCGACCGTATCGGGTGGGCCTCACCGGGCGGGGCAACCCTGGCGCCCGGTGCGCGCCCCTAGGCTCGCCAGCCATGCCGGACGCCCGCCCCCGCCTCGTCATCCTCTTCGGCGGGGTGTCGGCCGAGCGGGACGTCTCGTGCACGTCGGCGGCCAGCGTGCTGGGCGCCGTCGACCTGGAGCGCTACGACGTCGTGCCCATCGGCATCGACGGCGACGGCCGCTGGCTGCTGGCCGATGACGCCAAGGCCCTCCTCGACGGGGGCCGGGCGGGCGAGATCGGCGCCACCGTGCCCGTCGCCGGGAGCGAGCTCGAGCCGCTGCCCGCGGTCGCCCCGGCCACGCCCGGCCAGCAGGTCGTCGTCCTCCCGCTGATCCACGGCCCGCTGGGCGAGGACGGCACGGTGCAGGGGCTGCTCGAGCTGGCAGGGGTGCCCTACGTCGGCACCGGGGTGCTGGGGTCGGCGGTGTGCATGGACAAGGTCGCGGCCAAGGCCCTGGCCGGCGCGGCCGGGCTCCCGCAGGCCCGCCACCTGGCCTGCCGGGACGTCCACGCCGGCGAGGCCTTCCTCGACCAGGTCGTCGAGGAGCTGGGCCTGCCCGTGTTCGTGAAGCCGGCGAACATGGGGTCCTCGGTGGGCGTCGCCCGGGCCGCCGACCGGGAGGCCCTGGCGGCCGCCGTCGCCGACGCCCTCCGCTACGACGAGTGGGTCGTCGTCGAGGAGGCGGTCGTCGGCCGGGAGATCGAGCTCGGCGTCCTGGGCAACGCCGAGCCGCGGGTGTCGGTCCCGGGCGAGATCGTCCCCAACCACGAGTTCTACGACTACGAGGACAAGTACTCCGACGGCGGGGCCCGGCTCGACGTGCCCGCCGACCTGCCCGCCGACGTGGTCGAGGCGGCCCAGGCCCTCGCCCTCGACGCCTACCGGGTCCTGCGCTGCGACGGCTACGCCCGCGTCGACCTCTTCTACGAGGCGGGCGGTCGGGGCCTCCTCCTCAACGAGGTCAACACCATCCCCGGGTTCACCCCGAAGTCGATGTTCCCGATGCTGTGGGCCGCCAGCGGCGTCCCCTACGCCGAGCTCATCGACGAGATGGTCCGCCTCGGCGTCGAGCGGGCCGCCCACCGCTCGACCCTCGGTCGCCCCCAGGACTGACGACCGCCCGGGGCCGCGGCAGGTGAGGTGCCCTCACCCCGGCAGCGGTGTCGGAGCACGGCGTCGCGTGGGACCGTGCCCGACGTCGAACCCGGGAGGGCGGTCCGATGGTGCGAGGACACCCGACGGCGAGCGTGGCACCGGAGGGCGCCGGCCCACCCGACGGTGCCCCGAACGAGGTGAGGGACCGCGGGCACGGTGCGGCGGACATGCTCGCCGAGCTCCCTCCGGCCGTGCGCCGCATGTGGCTGCTCGAACGTCTCGATCCGGGCCCCGGGCTGCACGTCCAGTGCTCGCTGCGGATCAGGGGCCCGCTCGACCCGAGCGTCGTGCGACAGGCCCTCGACGAGATCGTGCGCCGCCACGACGCGCTGCGATCGCGGTTCCCCACGCGGGACGGACGTGTTCGGTTCGTCACCGACCCCGCCGTGGTCATCCCGCTCGCGGTGATGCCGCTCGTCAGAGGCGCAGGACATCGCGAGGAACGGCTGCGCCGGATGGCCGTGGCCGAGGCCCGCCGTCGCTTCGACCTCGAGGTGGGCCCGTTGGCGCGATGCCTCCTCGTGCGGGTCAGCGACGTCGAGCACCACCTTCTGCTGCTCTGCCACCACACCATCGCCGACCGACGGGCCTCCGACCGACTCGCCCGCGAGCTGATCGACATCCTCTGCCCGCAGGTGCGCAGCGAGCGGGAGGCGCCTCCGGCGGACCCGCCGACCGGGGCGACGATGCCCATCGGACACCGTTCCGTGCGCCCTCCTCCCGATCTCGTCGACGGGTGGGCCGCTCGGCTCGCCGG encodes the following:
- a CDS encoding NAD(P)-dependent oxidoreductase encodes the protein MTAPDRAAIHLGPSGAPGWLAEAVESGGGRLVDPDEADAVVWASPRHPEALGRLLADQPHLRWVQLPFAGIETYLDVLDDDRVWTCGKGVYATPVAEMALALLLGGLRHVGAYAQAATWTRPAGRNLVGARVTILGGGGITRELLRLLGPFEVEATVVRRDPEPLPGAHRTVGPDALAAALDGADGVVLALALTSETRRIIDAAALARLPDHACLVNVARGGHVVTDDLVAALAAGTLGSAGLDVTDPEPLPDGHPLWAEPRCTITPHVGNTPEMAVPLLSARVRANVARWIAGEELLGPVDVARGY
- a CDS encoding MFS transporter; translation: MSIRPPEPADPHGGFGDMEEVEDVLLEGDRAFAPGTARSAWSHAPFRTIYLGAFASNIGTWMQNVVLGALAYDLTGSGVFVGIVTAAQLGPLLLLSLVGGALADAVDRKRLLVTLSVTQGLLSLALAAVALDVSPNRVLLVAVVLAIGCANALYAPTFSAVIPILVPRRDLAGAISLNSVQMNASRVVGPAIGSLIFANAGASFVFLLNGISYAAVIVALTRVPLPEPPSTGTQGLHRLLEGIRYARAHREVGQVILVIFIFSLLALPFITQMPTLADENLGLAAKSEAYGLLYAAFGLGAVSGALSVGTLFAGRDKARLTRIGLVVFAVLLAGFSLLRAAPPAYPVIFAVGAAYFTVITSLSTVLQEHLDDGVRGKVMALWIMGFGGTVPFGGLAGGWIAERTSITTMVLVGAAVAATLAAVFDLRRSPADVAATAEAA
- the murF gene encoding UDP-N-acetylmuramoyl-tripeptide--D-alanyl-D-alanine ligase, which gives rise to MRLTLTDLATATGGSVAGDAATVVDGLGIDSRALPPGAGFVALVAERDGHDFVAGAVAAGAVAVVASRPVGDVGVPVLLVPDTAAALLAIGRLARSRLPDRVVGITGSVGKTSTKDMLASLLAARWTTAASARSFNNEIGVPLTLVAAPADTGAAVIEMGARGPGHIALLCTIARPTAAIVTAVADAHLEMFGSIDEVARAKGELVEALPSDGVAVLNADDPRVAAMAGRTSASVLTYGVGKGSTADVVATDVELDDLLRPRLVLRSPWGVIPVRLRVHGAHQAANAVAAAACALALGVDLDDVVEALGAAAISGMRMQVDRAPSGLVVVNDAYNANPTSTRAALDALAALPVTGRKVAVLGLMAELGPDADELHRGVAAAAADRGIEVVSVAAPAYGAATAVDDPADAVGCLRGLAAGDAVLIKGSRVAGLEAVAESLLAAEA
- a CDS encoding D-alanine--D-alanine ligase family protein yields the protein MPDARPRLVILFGGVSAERDVSCTSAASVLGAVDLERYDVVPIGIDGDGRWLLADDAKALLDGGRAGEIGATVPVAGSELEPLPAVAPATPGQQVVVLPLIHGPLGEDGTVQGLLELAGVPYVGTGVLGSAVCMDKVAAKALAGAAGLPQARHLACRDVHAGEAFLDQVVEELGLPVFVKPANMGSSVGVARAADREALAAAVADALRYDEWVVVEEAVVGREIELGVLGNAEPRVSVPGEIVPNHEFYDYEDKYSDGGARLDVPADLPADVVEAAQALALDAYRVLRCDGYARVDLFYEAGGRGLLLNEVNTIPGFTPKSMFPMLWAASGVPYAELIDEMVRLGVERAAHRSTLGRPQD